Proteins encoded together in one Benincasa hispida cultivar B227 chromosome 1, ASM972705v1, whole genome shotgun sequence window:
- the LOC120069317 gene encoding uncharacterized protein LOC120069317 → MEQPPFISQRRDEPEFSLREWAAKAKINRDPAISRRFSGSYIRSFREDARSFRSNITTITSTASSPGYPFGDEIDPATYSFTSAIKALQARSLNSWECFSLDGFTLNSKWNEAEKYICNPLSGEVPMECLSAKSLSGRSFRNLANRIAISAPLVYSNHSQQTQTKPCSITQVVQKLPIPEKKVDANAMTRDVGTQSTPPNVGSNSPSPASTPPIVERALKRCELEEDSPNSNSKITPETEVIKREMKEERAKEEKVDRELITEEKCKQGGCLSWMKKKQKEEQRSRRKRFLSHLKLKGC, encoded by the exons ATGGAGCAACCCCCATTCATTTCTCAACGACGAGATGAACCGGAGTTCAGCCTCCGTGAATGGGCGGCGAAAGCCAAAATTAACCGCGACCCCGCCATTTCCCGGCGATTCTCTGGCTCTTACATCAGAAGCTTTCGAGAAGATGCGAGGTCGTTTCGATCAAACATCACTACCATCACTAGCACCGCCTCCTCTCCTGGATACCCTTTTGgag atgaAATTGACCCAGCTACTTATTCCTTTACTAGTGCCATCAAGG CACTGCAAGCCAGGTCGCTCAACAGTTGGGAATGCTTTTCTCTTGATGGGTTTACTTTGAATTCGAAGTGGAACGAAGCCGAGAAGTATATATGTAATCCACTTTCTGGGGAAGTTCCCATGGAGTGTTTATCTGCAAAATCGCTTAGTGGGAGGTCGTTTAGGAACTTAGCAAACAGAATTGCGATATCTGCTCCTTTAGTTTACTCCAATCATTCacaacaaactcaaacaaagCCATGTTCTATTACACAAGTAGTTCAGAAACTCCCAATTCCAG AGAAGAAAGTGGATGCCAATGCTATGACCAGAGATGTGGGAACTCAAAGCACACCACCAAACGTTGGTTCAAATAGTCCTAGTCCTGCTTCTACGCCTCCCATCGTGGAGAGAGCATTAAAGAGATGCGAACTAGAAGAAGACTCGCCCAATTCCAATTCTAAAATTACTCCCGAGACAGAG GTGATaaaaagagaaatgaaagagGAGAgagcaaaagaagaaaaggtaGATAGAGAACTAATAACAGAAGAAAAGTGCAAGCAAGGGGGATGCTTATCATGGATGAAGAAGAAGCAGAAAGAAGAAcaaagatcaagaagaaagagGTTCCTCTCTCATCTAAAACTAAAAGGGTGCTAA